GTTCGCGGACGCCGACGACATCGCCGACGTCGCGGTCGCGGCGCTCACGGCGGACGGGCACGCGGGCGAGGTGTACGAGGTGACGGGGCCGCGCGCGCTGACCTTCCCCGAGGCGGTCGCCGAGATCGGCCGCGCGGTCGGGCGCGACGTCGCCTACGTGCGGATCGGCGTGGAGGACTACGCCGCCGCGGTGCGGGAGCACGGCGTGCCCGACGACGTCGCGGCGCTGCTGACCTACCTGTTCGGGACGGTCCTGGACGGCCGCAACAGCGAGCCCGCCGACGGCGTGCGGCGCGCGCTCGGCCGCGAGCCCCGCGACTTCGCCGACTACGCCCGCGCGACCGCCGCCAGCGGCATCTGGAACGCCTGACCGGCCCGCCCGGGCTCCCCGCAGGGGGCCCGGGCGGTCGCCGCGCCTGTAATGATCACGCTTGCCCGAACCGATCGGAGATCGATGATGAAAAACCTGTTCACCCTCGTCTGTGCCGCGGTGTCCATCGTGGGGGCCGCCGGGATGGCCGGCACCTTCTTCGGCTTCTCCACCGGCGTCATGCCGGGGCTGAACGCGTCGCGGCCGTCCTCGGCGATCGACGCCATGCAGGGCATCAACCAGAAGATCCAGAACCCGCTCTTCATCGCCATGTTCGTGCTGACGCCGGTCATCGCCGTCGTGGTCGGGATCCTGCTGCTGACGCTCGACCAGAAGGCCGCGGCGATCCTGTTCTTCGCCGCCGCCGGGGTGTACGTCCTCGGGGCGCTGTTCCCCAGCTTCGCCGTGAACATCCCGATGAACGAGGCGCTGGACAAGGCCGAGATCCCCGCGGACCCGGCCGAGGCCGCGCGCGTCTGGGCCGACTACTCCGGCCGCTGGACGACCTGGAACGGCGTCCGGGCGGTCGCGGGCTGGGCGAGCGTGCTGGCGATGGCGGCCGGGGCCTACCTCTGGGGCCGCGACGCCTGACGGGCCGCCTACGATCACGGCATGAGCGGTCTGTACGCGATCAGCGACCTGCACGTGGGATTCCCCGACAACCGCGCGTTCGTGGAGGGGCTGCGGCCCGGGTCCGGCGACGACTGGCTCATCGTGGCCGGGGACGTCGCGGAACGCTTCGACGACGTCGAGTGGACGCTGCGCACCCTGGCCGGGCGGTTCGGGAAGGTGATCTGGACGCCCGGCAACCACGAACTCTGGACGATCAAGGACGACCCGGTGCGGCTGCGCGGCGAGGCCCGCTACCGCCGCCTGGTGGACATGTGCCGCGAACACGGCGTCGCGACCCCCGAGGACCCCTACCCGGTGTGGACGGGCGACGGCGGCCCGGTGACGGTCGCGCCGCTGTTCGTCCTGTACGACTACACGTTCCGGCCGGAGGGCGCCTCCACCAAGGAGGAGGCCCTGGAGATCGCGCACGCGGCGGGCGTGGTGTGCACCGACGAGGTGTACCTGCACCCCGACCCGCATCCGACCCGGGACGCCTGGTGCGACGCCCGCATCGCCTACACCGAGGGGCGGCTCGCGGAGCTGGAGCCGGGCGCCCGGACCGTCCTGGTCAACCACTGGCCGCTGATCCGCGAGCCCACGCGCGTGCTCTGGTACCCCGAGTTCGCCCAGTGGTGCGGCAGCGAGCGCACCGCCGACTGGCACGTCCGGTTCGGCGCGGTCTCGGTGGTGTACGGGCACCTGCACATCCCCCGGACGATCTGGGCGGACGGCGTCCCGCACGTCGAGGTGTCGGTCGGCTACCCGCGCGAGTGGCGGCGGTACCGGGGCGCGCCGTCCGGCCCGCGCCGCGTCCTGCCGCCGCCCGAGGAGGACGGGACCGCCTAGGGGCGGTCCGTGCCGCCGCCGGTGCCGGGCGCGACGCCGCCGGCGGCGAGCGCCAGCAGCCGGTCGGCCGCCGCGGGCTCCTGCTCGGTGACCGTCGCGATGGCGCCCGCGAGCCGCAGCACGTCGGCGAAGTCGGCGCCCGGGGCGACGTCGCCCGCCTCCTGCGCGCGGGCGAACAGCCGCTGGCCCGCCGCCCGCATCGCCCGCGAGGGCTCGAGCAGCGCGCTCCGCTCGTCCCGCAGCGACACCACCGCCGACGCGGCCAGCCCGCGGAACGCCGTGACCTGCGCGATGAACGCGCGCAGCCAGGTGAGCAGGGCGTCCCCGGGGGCGGGCGAACCGGCCAGTTCCCGGCCGCGCGCGGCGAGGTCGTCGTAGGCGCCCGCGAGGAGCGCCTCGAGCAGGTCCTGGCGGGTGGGGAAGTGCCGGTAGAGGGTGCCGATGCCGACCTCCGCGCGCCGCGCGACGGCCTCCAGCGAGGCGCCCGCGCCCTCCCGCTGGAACACCTCGCGCGCCGCGTCGAGCAGCCGCGCGCGGTTGCGGCGCACGTCGGCGCGCTCCGCGCGGGCGCGGGGCCGGGACGTGCCGTCGCTGGTCACCTGAGTCTCTCCGGTCCTTTCCGGCGTGGCGGGATGATCGGGCGTTCCACCGATTTGGAACGGTCCTTCGATACTATCCACGCCCCGCCCGGACCATGCCTCCGCCCAGGTCAGGGACTCGCAAGCCCTTGCCGCGAAGGGGAACCGGAGAGCCCGGCGCGGGACGGTGCGCACCGCCCCGCGCCGGGCCCGGATCGCCGGCGGGTCAGGACCCGTCCGGCACGACCGGGAGGTAGACCCGCCCCCCGGCCGCCTTGAACTCGCCCGCCTTCTCCCGCATCCCGGCGGCGATCGCCTCCGCGCCGTCCAGCCCGTGCTCGTCGGCGTACCGGCGGACGTCCCGGGTGATCTTCATCGAGCAGAAGTGCGGGCCGCACATCGAGCAGAAGTGCGCCGTCTTCGCCGGGGCGGCGGGCAGCGTCGCGTCATGGAACTCGCGCGCGGTGTCCGGATCCAGCGACAGGTTGAACTGGTCCTCCCAGCGGAAGTCGAACCGGGCGTCCGACAGCGCGTCGTCCCACGCCTGCGCGCCCGGATGGCCCTTGGCGAGGTCCGCGGCGTGCGCGGCGATCTTGTACGCGATGACGCCCGCCTTGACGTCGTCGCGGTCGGGCAGCCCGAGGTGCTCCTTCGGGGTGACGTAGCAGAGCATCGCGGTGCCGTGCCAGCCGATCATCGCGGCGCCGATCGCCGAGGTGATGTGGTCGTAGCCGGGTGCGATGTCGGTGGTCAGCGGCCCGAGCGTGTAGAACGGCGCGCCGTCGCACCACTCCTGCTGCAGGTCGACGTTCTCCTTGATCTTGTGCATCGGGACGTGCCCGGGGCCCTCGTTCATGACCTGGTTGTCGTACTCGGCCGCGATCCGGGTCAGCTCGCCCTGGGTGCGCAGCTCCGCGAACTGGGCCTCGTCGTTGGCGTCGGCGATCGACCCCGGGCGCAGCCCGTCGCCGAGCGACCAGGTGACGTCGTAGGCGGCGAAGATCTCGCACAGCTCCCGGAAGTGCGTGTACAGGAAGTTCTCCTCGTGGTGCGCCAGGCACCACGCCGCCATGATCGACCCGCCGCGCGAGACGATGCCGGTCTTGCGGCGCGCCGTCAGCGGGACGTACCGCAGCAGCAC
The nucleotide sequence above comes from Actinomadura algeriensis. Encoded proteins:
- a CDS encoding anthrone oxygenase family protein — its product is MMKNLFTLVCAAVSIVGAAGMAGTFFGFSTGVMPGLNASRPSSAIDAMQGINQKIQNPLFIAMFVLTPVIAVVVGILLLTLDQKAAAILFFAAAGVYVLGALFPSFAVNIPMNEALDKAEIPADPAEAARVWADYSGRWTTWNGVRAVAGWASVLAMAAGAYLWGRDA
- a CDS encoding metallophosphoesterase family protein; the encoded protein is MSGLYAISDLHVGFPDNRAFVEGLRPGSGDDWLIVAGDVAERFDDVEWTLRTLAGRFGKVIWTPGNHELWTIKDDPVRLRGEARYRRLVDMCREHGVATPEDPYPVWTGDGGPVTVAPLFVLYDYTFRPEGASTKEEALEIAHAAGVVCTDEVYLHPDPHPTRDAWCDARIAYTEGRLAELEPGARTVLVNHWPLIREPTRVLWYPEFAQWCGSERTADWHVRFGAVSVVYGHLHIPRTIWADGVPHVEVSVGYPREWRRYRGAPSGPRRVLPPPEEDGTA
- a CDS encoding TetR/AcrR family transcriptional regulator, translated to MTSDGTSRPRARAERADVRRNRARLLDAAREVFQREGAGASLEAVARRAEVGIGTLYRHFPTRQDLLEALLAGAYDDLAARGRELAGSPAPGDALLTWLRAFIAQVTAFRGLAASAVVSLRDERSALLEPSRAMRAAGQRLFARAQEAGDVAPGADFADVLRLAGAIATVTEQEPAAADRLLALAAGGVAPGTGGGTDRP
- the thiC gene encoding phosphomethylpyrimidine synthase ThiC, giving the protein MNDSVVPAARKTYLQGSRPGLRVPMREVPLTNGDAVVLYDTSGPYTDPAFETDVRTGLPPLRDAWIAGRGDTAAYDGRAARPEDDGRRPGGPAPDARAFPARRPRRASGGAVTQRAYARRGDVTPEMEFVALREGVAPEFVRDELAAGRAVLPANVNHPEIEPMIIGRNFLVKVNANIGNSAVASSIEDEVEKMTWATRWGADTIMDLSTGRDIHTTREWILRNSPVPVGTVPLYQAVEKVGGDPAALTWEVFRDTVIEQAEQGVDYMTVHAGVLLRYVPLTARRKTGIVSRGGSIMAAWCLAHHEENFLYTHFRELCEIFAAYDVTWSLGDGLRPGSIADANDEAQFAELRTQGELTRIAAEYDNQVMNEGPGHVPMHKIKENVDLQQEWCDGAPFYTLGPLTTDIAPGYDHITSAIGAAMIGWHGTAMLCYVTPKEHLGLPDRDDVKAGVIAYKIAAHAADLAKGHPGAQAWDDALSDARFDFRWEDQFNLSLDPDTAREFHDATLPAAPAKTAHFCSMCGPHFCSMKITRDVRRYADEHGLDGAEAIAAGMREKAGEFKAAGGRVYLPVVPDGS